One Novosphingobium sp. EMRT-2 DNA segment encodes these proteins:
- the pgk gene encoding phosphoglycerate kinase: protein MTVFKTLDDIGDVSGKAVLVREDLNVPMADGAVTDDTRLRAAVPTLTELSDKGAVVLVLAHFGRPKGQPSAEFSLKQVVAPLAHVLGRPVKYVDWEGDKAAVAALQPGDIAVLENTRFFGGEEKNDPAVVERFASLGDLYVNDAFSAAHRAHASTEGLAHVLPAFAGRAMQAELEALEKALGNPQSPVAAVVGGAKVSTKLDVLKHLVGKVDHLIIGGGMANTFLAARGVDVGKSLCEHDLTGTAEEILDNADKANCTVHLPYDVVVSKEFAANPPSLRTCNVHEVAADEMILDVGPAAVEALADVLKTCRTLVWNGPLGAFETEPFDAATVALAKTAAALTREGSLISVAGGGDTVAALNHAGVGGDFSYVSTAGGAFLEWMEGKELPGVAALSR from the coding sequence ATGACCGTGTTCAAGACGCTGGACGATATCGGTGACGTTTCCGGCAAGGCCGTGCTGGTCCGCGAGGACCTGAACGTGCCCATGGCCGACGGCGCGGTGACCGACGATACCCGTCTGCGGGCGGCGGTGCCGACGCTGACCGAACTGTCCGACAAGGGCGCCGTGGTGCTGGTTCTCGCCCACTTCGGCCGGCCCAAGGGCCAGCCTTCGGCAGAGTTCTCGCTGAAGCAGGTGGTCGCGCCGCTCGCGCACGTGCTGGGCCGCCCGGTCAAGTACGTGGACTGGGAAGGCGACAAGGCCGCCGTCGCGGCGCTGCAACCCGGTGACATTGCCGTGCTGGAGAACACCCGCTTCTTCGGTGGCGAGGAAAAGAACGATCCCGCCGTGGTCGAACGCTTCGCCAGCCTTGGCGATCTCTACGTCAACGATGCGTTTTCCGCCGCGCACCGCGCCCATGCCTCCACCGAAGGGTTGGCGCATGTTCTCCCGGCCTTTGCCGGCCGCGCGATGCAGGCCGAACTGGAGGCGCTGGAAAAGGCGTTGGGCAACCCGCAGTCCCCGGTTGCGGCCGTGGTCGGCGGGGCCAAGGTTTCGACCAAGCTCGATGTGCTCAAGCACCTGGTCGGCAAGGTCGATCACCTCATCATCGGCGGTGGCATGGCCAACACCTTCCTGGCCGCGCGCGGTGTGGATGTGGGCAAATCGCTGTGCGAACATGACCTGACCGGCACCGCCGAGGAAATCCTCGACAATGCCGACAAGGCCAATTGCACCGTCCACCTGCCCTATGACGTGGTGGTGTCGAAGGAATTCGCCGCCAATCCGCCCAGCCTGCGCACCTGCAACGTGCATGAGGTCGCGGCGGACGAGATGATCCTTGATGTCGGCCCGGCCGCGGTCGAGGCGCTGGCCGACGTGCTCAAGACCTGCCGCACACTGGTCTGGAACGGTCCGCTGGGCGCGTTCGAGACCGAACCGTTCGACGCAGCCACGGTTGCGCTGGCGAAGACCGCCGCCGCGCTGACCCGCGAAGGATCGCTGATCTCGGTAGCGGGCGGGGGCGATACCGTCGCCGCGCTGAACCACGCCGGCGTCGGTGGCGATTTCAGCTATGTGTCGACCGCTGGCGGCGCTTTCCTCGAATGGATGGAAGGCAAGGAACTGCCGGGCGTCGCCGCGCTGAGCCGGTAA
- a CDS encoding efflux RND transporter periplasmic adaptor subunit, whose protein sequence is MGRKRWRVWIVVLLLAGALAGVLAWRTRPPEVEVAKARIGPAADLVYATGYVEAQQPVSVAARITAPVAQVLVSEGDRVRRGQPLVLLVDDEQRGLLDQAAAQRRAAEETERRTVALYRQGWMTRAARDQAVASADAARAGERTAAARRDQLVVRANTDGVVTKRDVEPGDLATPTRVLILLGDPARIRITATVDERDITRVRVGQEALMSSDAWPGRVIHARVHEVTPSGDPNARAFRVRLLPESAGDLPLGITLEVNVVTRSTQRAVLVPATALSGDRLWVVTDRQVHARTIRRGIEANDKVEIVSGLRAGETVVVAPPADLTEGRKVRTKTP, encoded by the coding sequence GTGGGGCGAAAGCGCTGGCGGGTCTGGATCGTAGTGTTGCTGCTGGCGGGCGCGCTGGCCGGCGTGCTGGCTTGGCGTACCCGGCCGCCCGAAGTGGAGGTAGCCAAGGCGCGGATCGGACCGGCCGCGGACCTCGTCTATGCTACCGGCTATGTCGAGGCGCAGCAGCCGGTATCGGTTGCCGCCCGCATCACCGCGCCGGTGGCGCAAGTGCTCGTGTCCGAAGGCGACCGGGTGCGGCGCGGCCAGCCGCTGGTTCTTCTGGTGGACGATGAACAGCGCGGCCTGCTCGATCAGGCGGCGGCGCAGCGGCGCGCGGCGGAGGAAACCGAACGTCGCACGGTGGCGCTCTATCGCCAGGGCTGGATGACCCGCGCCGCGCGCGATCAGGCCGTCGCCAGCGCCGATGCCGCGCGCGCGGGCGAGCGCACCGCCGCCGCCCGGCGCGACCAGCTTGTCGTGCGCGCCAATACCGATGGCGTGGTCACCAAGCGCGATGTCGAGCCGGGCGATCTCGCCACGCCGACGCGCGTGCTGATCCTGCTGGGTGATCCGGCGCGCATCCGCATTACCGCGACCGTGGACGAGCGCGACATCACGCGGGTCCGCGTCGGCCAGGAGGCGCTGATGTCGAGCGACGCCTGGCCCGGCCGCGTGATCCATGCGCGCGTTCATGAAGTTACCCCGAGCGGCGATCCCAACGCCCGCGCCTTCCGCGTGCGCCTGCTGCCCGAAAGCGCGGGCGACCTGCCGTTGGGCATCACGCTGGAGGTCAACGTCGTCACGCGCAGCACGCAACGCGCGGTGCTGGTGCCGGCTACCGCGCTTTCCGGCGATCGCCTGTGGGTGGTGACGGACAGACAGGTCCATGCTCGCACCATCCGGCGCGGGATCGAGGCTAACGACAAGGTCGAGATCGTGAGCGGGCTGCGCGCGGGCGAGACGGTGGTTGTCGCCCCGCCTGCCGACCTCACGGAAGGACGGAAGGTCAGGACCAAGACCCCGTGA
- the tkt gene encoding transketolase, whose protein sequence is MTRDPSALAPMANAIRALAMDAVQAANSGHPGMPMGMADVATVLWTQFLKHDPSQPKWSDRDRFVLSAGHGSMLIYALLHLTGYEAPTMDDIRNFRQMTSPCAGHPENFLLEGVECTTGPLGQGLAMAVGMAMAERHLNATFGDDLVDHRTWVVAGDGCLMEGINHEAIGLAATLKLGRLNVLWDDNKITIDGDTSLSTSEDILARYAATGWHVGSCDGHDFADIARALAEAAADPRPSLVACRTIIGKGAPNKQGSHSVHGAALGADEIAAAREYLGWTAAPFEIPADILANWRAAGAAGKTARAEWEARAAGHPQAAELARRMAGELPAETGFDAYIQSLIANPPKVATRKSSEMALEALTAAIPEMVGGSADLTGSNNTKTKSTPPFNADNYDGRYVYYGIREFGMATAMNGMALHGGVIPYGGTFLVFSDYCRNAVRLSALQHQRVVYVFTHDSIGLGEDGPTHQPVEHVMSLRMIPNLLVFRPADAIETAEAWAIALASKDRPTVLALTRQNLPPVRFDAEMKSAKGAYRLVAAEAARKVVLLATGSEVALAKDVAAALEAQGIGADVVSVPCWELFDEQDAAYRADLLPADALKVSIEAGVTLGWQKYVGDGLTIGMDTFGASAPAEVLFDHFGFAVDKIVPKILSRIS, encoded by the coding sequence ATGACACGCGATCCCTCCGCGCTGGCTCCCATGGCCAACGCGATCCGTGCGCTTGCCATGGACGCGGTTCAGGCAGCCAACTCGGGTCACCCCGGCATGCCCATGGGCATGGCCGATGTCGCCACGGTGCTGTGGACGCAGTTCCTCAAGCACGATCCTTCCCAGCCGAAATGGTCCGATCGCGATCGCTTCGTGCTGTCGGCCGGCCACGGCTCGATGCTCATCTACGCGCTGCTGCACCTGACCGGGTACGAAGCGCCGACGATGGACGACATCCGCAACTTCCGCCAGATGACCAGCCCTTGCGCCGGGCACCCGGAAAACTTCCTGCTCGAAGGCGTGGAATGCACTACCGGCCCGCTGGGGCAGGGCCTGGCGATGGCCGTGGGCATGGCGATGGCGGAACGCCACCTCAATGCCACGTTCGGCGACGATCTGGTCGATCACCGCACCTGGGTGGTTGCGGGCGACGGCTGCCTGATGGAAGGCATCAACCACGAGGCGATCGGCCTTGCCGCCACGCTGAAGCTGGGCCGTCTCAACGTGCTGTGGGACGATAACAAGATCACCATCGACGGCGATACCTCACTGTCGACGAGCGAGGACATCCTTGCACGCTATGCCGCGACGGGATGGCACGTCGGCTCGTGCGATGGCCACGATTTCGCCGACATTGCCCGCGCGCTGGCCGAAGCGGCCGCCGATCCGCGTCCGTCGCTGGTCGCCTGCCGCACGATCATCGGCAAGGGCGCGCCCAACAAGCAGGGCAGCCACAGCGTGCATGGCGCGGCGCTGGGCGCCGACGAAATCGCCGCCGCGCGCGAATACCTCGGCTGGACGGCCGCTCCGTTCGAAATCCCGGCGGACATCCTCGCTAACTGGCGCGCTGCCGGTGCGGCGGGCAAGACTGCCCGCGCGGAATGGGAAGCGCGCGCCGCCGGCCATCCGCAGGCCGCCGAACTCGCCCGCCGCATGGCCGGCGAACTGCCCGCCGAGACCGGCTTCGACGCCTACATCCAGTCGCTGATCGCCAACCCGCCCAAGGTTGCGACCCGCAAGTCCAGCGAAATGGCGCTGGAAGCGCTGACCGCCGCGATCCCTGAAATGGTTGGCGGTTCGGCCGACCTCACCGGCTCGAACAACACCAAGACCAAGTCGACCCCGCCGTTCAACGCCGACAACTACGACGGCCGCTATGTCTATTACGGCATTCGCGAGTTCGGCATGGCCACCGCGATGAACGGCATGGCGCTGCACGGCGGCGTGATCCCCTATGGCGGCACGTTCCTGGTGTTCTCGGACTACTGCCGCAACGCGGTGCGCCTCTCGGCGCTCCAGCATCAGCGCGTGGTCTATGTGTTCACGCACGATTCGATCGGCCTTGGCGAGGACGGCCCGACCCACCAGCCGGTCGAGCACGTCATGTCGCTGCGCATGATCCCGAACCTGCTGGTGTTCCGCCCGGCCGACGCCATCGAGACGGCGGAAGCCTGGGCGATCGCGCTGGCCAGCAAGGATCGCCCCACCGTTCTCGCGCTGACACGCCAGAATCTGCCGCCGGTGCGGTTCGATGCCGAAATGAAGAGCGCGAAGGGGGCCTATCGCCTCGTCGCCGCCGAAGCCGCGCGCAAGGTCGTGCTGCTGGCCACCGGTTCGGAAGTCGCGCTTGCCAAGGACGTGGCCGCTGCGCTCGAAGCGCAGGGCATCGGCGCCGATGTCGTTTCGGTCCCGTGCTGGGAACTGTTCGACGAACAGGACGCGGCCTACCGCGCTGATCTGCTACCGGCCGATGCGCTCAAGGTCTCGATCGAGGCCGGCGTCACGCTGGGATGGCAGAAGTATGTCGGCGATGGCCTGACCATCGGCATGGACACGTTCGGCGCTTCCGCGCCGGCGGAAGTGCTGTTCGATCACTTCGGCTTTGCCGTGGACAAGATCGTTCCCAAGATTCTTTCTCGAATTTCGTAA
- a CDS encoding fructose bisphosphate aldolase produces the protein MNVTEMTAKMASGKGFIAALDQSGGSTPKALKGYGIEEGAWSTDEEMFGLIHQMRTRIITSAAFTGEKVIGAILFERTMDGEAGGKPVPAALIERGVVPFIKIDKGLEDEKDGVQLMKPMPELDALLERSKALGVYGTKERSVINSANPVGIAAVVKQQFEVGKQVLAHGMMPIIEPEVNIKSETRAECDTILLAEILKNLDELPEGTQVMLKLSLPIVPGTFDPLVSHPKVLRVVALSGGYKRPEACVELAKNAGIIASFSRALLEDLRHQMTDAEFDASLAGAIDEIFTGSTVKSA, from the coding sequence ATGAACGTCACTGAAATGACCGCCAAGATGGCTTCCGGCAAGGGCTTCATCGCCGCGCTCGACCAGAGCGGCGGCTCGACGCCCAAGGCGCTCAAGGGCTATGGCATCGAGGAAGGCGCGTGGAGCACGGACGAGGAAATGTTCGGCCTGATCCACCAGATGCGCACCCGGATCATCACCTCGGCCGCGTTCACGGGCGAAAAGGTGATCGGCGCGATCCTGTTCGAACGCACCATGGACGGCGAAGCCGGCGGCAAGCCCGTTCCCGCCGCGTTGATCGAACGCGGCGTGGTGCCCTTTATCAAGATCGACAAGGGGCTTGAGGACGAGAAGGACGGCGTCCAGCTGATGAAGCCGATGCCCGAACTTGACGCGCTGCTCGAACGCAGCAAGGCGCTCGGCGTCTATGGCACCAAGGAGCGTTCGGTGATCAACTCGGCCAACCCGGTCGGGATCGCCGCCGTGGTGAAGCAGCAGTTCGAAGTCGGCAAGCAGGTGCTCGCACATGGCATGATGCCGATCATCGAACCCGAAGTGAACATCAAGAGCGAGACGCGCGCCGAGTGCGACACGATCCTGCTCGCGGAAATCCTCAAGAACCTGGACGAACTGCCCGAAGGCACCCAGGTCATGCTCAAGCTGTCCCTGCCCATCGTGCCCGGCACGTTCGATCCGCTCGTCTCCCATCCCAAGGTGCTGCGCGTGGTCGCGCTGTCGGGCGGCTACAAGCGCCCCGAAGCCTGCGTCGAACTGGCGAAGAATGCCGGCATCATCGCCAGCTTCAGCCGTGCGTTGCTCGAAGACCTGCGTCACCAGATGACCGACGCGGAATTCGATGCCTCGCTGGCCGGCGCCATTGACGAAATCTTTACGGGTTCGACCGTCAAGTCCGCCTGA
- the gap gene encoding type I glyceraldehyde-3-phosphate dehydrogenase, which produces MAIKVAINGFGRIGRNVARAILERPDCGLELVSINDLADAKANALLFKRDSVHGAFAGDVSVDGSDLIVNGKRIQVTAEKDPANLPHAANGIDIALECTGFFTDRAGGQKHLDAGAKRVLISAPAKGVDLTVVFGVNHDKLTADHKIVSNASCTTNCLAPMAKVLHESIGIERGLMTTIHSYTNDQKILDQIHKDPRRARAAAMNMIPTSTGAAVAVGEVLPDLKGKLDGSSIRVPTPNVSVVDLTFTPKRDTTVEEVNGLLKAAAEGALKGVLGFTDEPLVSIDFNHDPHSSTIDSLETAVLEGKLVRVLSWYDNEWGFSNRMLDTAGVMGGLL; this is translated from the coding sequence ATGGCGATCAAGGTTGCGATCAACGGTTTCGGACGTATCGGGCGCAATGTCGCGCGCGCCATCCTCGAACGGCCTGACTGCGGCCTCGAACTCGTGTCGATCAACGACCTGGCCGATGCCAAGGCCAACGCGCTGCTGTTCAAGCGCGACAGCGTCCACGGCGCGTTCGCGGGCGATGTCTCCGTCGACGGCAGCGATCTGATCGTCAACGGCAAGCGCATCCAGGTGACGGCCGAGAAAGACCCGGCCAACCTGCCGCACGCCGCCAACGGCATCGATATCGCGCTCGAATGCACCGGCTTCTTCACCGATCGCGCCGGCGGCCAGAAGCATCTCGACGCGGGCGCCAAGCGCGTGCTGATCTCGGCTCCGGCCAAGGGTGTAGACCTCACCGTCGTGTTTGGCGTGAACCACGACAAGCTGACCGCCGATCACAAGATCGTCTCGAACGCCTCGTGCACCACCAACTGCCTCGCGCCGATGGCCAAAGTGCTGCATGAATCGATCGGCATTGAGCGTGGCCTGATGACGACGATCCATTCGTATACCAACGACCAGAAGATCCTCGACCAGATCCACAAGGACCCGCGCCGCGCCCGCGCCGCCGCGATGAACATGATCCCCACCAGCACCGGCGCCGCCGTGGCCGTGGGCGAGGTTCTGCCCGATCTCAAGGGCAAGCTCGACGGTTCGTCGATCCGCGTGCCGACCCCGAACGTGTCGGTCGTGGACCTGACCTTCACGCCAAAGCGCGATACCACGGTCGAGGAAGTGAACGGCCTGCTCAAGGCCGCCGCCGAAGGCGCGCTGAAGGGCGTGCTGGGCTTCACCGACGAACCGCTTGTGTCGATCGACTTCAACCACGATCCGCACTCGTCGACGATCGACAGCCTCGAAACCGCGGTGCTCGAAGGGAAGCTGGTGCGCGTGCTTTCGTGGTACGACAACGAATGGGGCTTCTCGAACCGGATGCTCGATACCGCGGGCGTGATGGGCGGCCTGCTCTAA
- the thiE gene encoding thiamine phosphate synthase, giving the protein MTHPASELYLISPLDVSGAFPDRLVRALDAGPVAAFQFRVKDVDDHAAARLAEPLQRICADRDVAFIVNDSVSLAKRLGADGVHLGQKDGDPQEARQRLGRDAQIGVTCHASRHLAMEAGEAGADYVAFGAFFPSTTKETEHRPEPDLLTWWSTLFELPCVAIGGITAANCAPLVTAGADFLAVSHAVWGGDEAQGVRDLLAAIAAAPRRAEDE; this is encoded by the coding sequence ATGACGCACCCCGCCAGCGAACTGTACCTGATTTCCCCGCTCGATGTGTCGGGCGCGTTTCCCGACCGGCTTGTCCGCGCGCTCGACGCCGGGCCGGTCGCGGCGTTCCAGTTCCGTGTCAAGGACGTGGACGATCACGCCGCCGCTCGTCTTGCCGAACCTCTCCAGCGCATCTGCGCCGACCGCGACGTGGCGTTCATCGTCAACGATTCGGTCAGCCTGGCCAAGCGCCTCGGTGCCGATGGGGTCCATCTGGGCCAGAAGGACGGCGATCCGCAGGAAGCGCGCCAGCGCCTGGGGCGTGACGCGCAGATCGGCGTGACCTGCCATGCGAGCCGCCACCTCGCCATGGAAGCGGGCGAGGCCGGGGCGGACTACGTGGCGTTCGGCGCGTTCTTCCCCAGCACCACCAAGGAAACCGAGCACCGTCCGGAACCGGACCTGCTGACCTGGTGGTCCACGCTGTTCGAACTGCCCTGCGTCGCCATCGGCGGGATCACCGCGGCCAATTGCGCGCCGCTGGTCACGGCCGGCGCCGATTTCCTCGCGGTGAGTCACGCCGTGTGGGGCGGGGACGAGGCGCAGGGCGTGCGCGACCTGCTGGCGGCCATCGCAGCCGCGCCCCGGCGTGCAGAAGACGAATAA
- a CDS encoding ABC transporter permease: MIGRLFLLLHIASRHLLMRQRQTLVATSGVAVGVGFFLAVSALMVGSQADFVRQLIDVAPHIIISDELRSPAPQPGRRAFPDGAVVLHGYKVRNEVRGIKDWQAVMASAAAIPGAVVSPSLSGAVTLRLGGREEPLGVIGIDPALESRVSTISDKLRAGHLDDLERVQGGVIIGEELASRLGLNMGDIVGATAASGTTRSLRIVGLVKKGNSQLGSSNGYMLLREAQSLLGRPFIINRIGIKLSDPYTAQDVARTLEQRYGYKAESWQERSSDFLSLLVTRNIIMYTVVSAILLVASFGIYTAVSNSVADKRRDIAILRSMGFSEADLQIVFVIEGLALAVIGVLLGWLLGYALMSILGSLRFSIGGEEQSIPIDRSPRQYLIAAAASLLAGGVAAWLPARKSAKVDPVDILRGAM; this comes from the coding sequence GTGATCGGCCGCCTGTTCCTGTTGCTACACATCGCCTCGCGCCACTTGCTGATGCGGCAGCGGCAAACGCTGGTGGCGACCAGCGGCGTGGCGGTGGGCGTCGGCTTCTTCCTGGCGGTGTCGGCGCTGATGGTCGGCAGCCAGGCCGACTTCGTGCGGCAACTGATCGACGTGGCCCCGCACATCATCATTTCCGACGAATTGCGCAGCCCAGCGCCGCAACCGGGGCGGCGCGCCTTTCCCGACGGTGCCGTGGTGCTGCACGGCTACAAGGTCCGCAACGAGGTGCGCGGCATCAAGGACTGGCAGGCGGTGATGGCCAGCGCCGCCGCCATCCCCGGCGCGGTCGTCTCGCCCAGCCTTTCCGGCGCGGTCACGCTGCGGCTTGGCGGGCGCGAGGAGCCGCTGGGCGTGATCGGCATCGATCCCGCGCTGGAATCCCGCGTCAGCACCATTTCCGACAAGCTGCGCGCCGGGCATCTTGATGATCTGGAGCGCGTGCAGGGCGGGGTCATCATCGGCGAGGAACTGGCCAGCCGGCTCGGCCTGAACATGGGCGACATCGTCGGCGCGACCGCGGCATCGGGCACCACGCGCTCGCTGCGCATCGTCGGACTCGTCAAGAAGGGCAACTCGCAGCTCGGCTCGTCCAACGGCTACATGCTGCTGCGCGAGGCGCAATCGCTGCTCGGCCGCCCGTTCATCATCAACCGCATCGGCATCAAGCTGAGCGATCCCTACACCGCGCAGGATGTCGCCCGCACGCTTGAGCAACGCTATGGCTACAAGGCGGAAAGCTGGCAGGAACGCTCGTCCGATTTCCTCTCGCTGCTGGTGACGCGCAACATCATCATGTACACGGTGGTGTCCGCGATCCTGCTGGTGGCGAGCTTCGGCATCTACACCGCCGTTTCCAACAGCGTGGCCGACAAGCGGCGCGATATAGCGATCCTGCGCTCGATGGGCTTTTCGGAAGCGGACCTCCAGATCGTGTTCGTGATCGAGGGGCTGGCGCTGGCGGTGATCGGCGTGCTGCTGGGCTGGCTGCTCGGCTACGCGCTGATGAGTATTCTCGGTTCGCTGCGCTTTTCCATCGGGGGCGAGGAGCAGTCGATCCCGATCGATCGCAGTCCCCGGCAATACCTGATCGCGGCGGCGGCCTCGCTGCTGGCGGGCGGCGTGGCGGCGTGGCTGCCCGCGCGCAAATCGGCCAAGGTCGATCCCGTGGACATCCTGAGGGGGGCGATGTGA
- a CDS encoding ABC transporter ATP-binding protein: MSAPAPERPVLVAEGLTRRLPVDPPVTLVAGADLAIQPGCFTAIVGPSGCGKSSLLYLLGLIDRPTEGRLLFEGRDMTPLSGDERARIRLEHFGFVFQFHFLLPEFNALENVILPIRRLGKLSRAEAEMRARTLLADVGLGEKVLKSPDKLSGGERQRVAIARALANDPALILGDEPTGNLDSTNSARVVDLFRTLAHEQGRAVVCVTHDTGIAELADVRVTMLDGRVEEVRRQHGGQHEGQHG; the protein is encoded by the coding sequence GTGAGCGCGCCCGCTCCTGAGAGGCCGGTCCTTGTCGCCGAGGGGTTGACCCGTCGGCTGCCGGTCGATCCCCCGGTGACGCTGGTGGCCGGCGCGGACCTTGCCATCCAGCCCGGCTGCTTCACCGCCATCGTCGGGCCTTCGGGCTGCGGCAAATCGTCGCTGCTGTACCTGCTGGGCCTGATCGACCGACCTACCGAGGGACGGCTGCTGTTCGAAGGGCGCGACATGACCCCGCTTTCGGGCGACGAACGCGCGCGCATCCGGCTCGAACACTTCGGCTTCGTGTTCCAGTTCCATTTCCTGCTGCCCGAATTCAACGCGCTGGAAAACGTGATCCTGCCGATCCGTCGCCTCGGGAAGCTGTCCCGCGCCGAGGCGGAAATGCGCGCGCGGACGCTGCTTGCTGACGTCGGCCTGGGCGAAAAGGTGCTGAAGTCTCCCGACAAGCTTTCCGGCGGCGAACGCCAGCGGGTGGCCATTGCGCGTGCCCTGGCCAACGATCCCGCGCTGATCCTGGGCGACGAGCCGACCGGGAATCTCGATTCCACCAATTCCGCGCGCGTGGTCGACCTGTTCCGCACGCTGGCGCACGAGCAGGGCCGCGCGGTCGTTTGCGTAACCCACGACACGGGCATCGCCGAACTGGCCGACGTGCGCGTGACGATGCTCGACGGGCGGGTGGAGGAAGTGCGTCGTCAACATGGGGGCCAGCATGAGGGCCAGCACGGCTAA
- a CDS encoding cell division protein ZapA: protein MSNVSLQIGGRPFTVACAEGEEAHLEMLGRMIDERVRKLGAAAGQSESRMMLYAALFLADELHEEHRKAPPPAGEVPSAEAPASVVARVQALAERVEKLAQQIEQPS from the coding sequence ATGAGCAACGTATCGCTCCAGATCGGGGGCCGCCCGTTCACCGTCGCCTGCGCCGAGGGCGAGGAAGCGCATCTCGAAATGCTGGGGCGGATGATCGACGAGCGCGTGCGCAAGCTGGGTGCGGCCGCCGGGCAGAGCGAATCGCGCATGATGCTCTATGCCGCGCTGTTCCTGGCCGACGAACTGCACGAGGAGCACCGCAAGGCGCCTCCTCCTGCCGGGGAGGTCCCTTCCGCAGAAGCGCCCGCCAGCGTGGTCGCGCGGGTGCAGGCGCTGGCCGAGCGCGTGGAAAAACTGGCGCAGCAGATCGAACAGCCATCTTGA